In the genome of Ziziphus jujuba cultivar Dongzao chromosome 10, ASM3175591v1, the window ttaaaaaagataaatatatatcaaacaaattttttttttcttccatttttttaattttaaaaaagttaattattaattaagaacCCACAAAGAGGGAGagtaatagaagaagaaaaaatccagaaaaataaaaaatagactgAGAGAATAAAATCGTAAAAGCCCCATACGGCATTGACCGATTGGTTCCAAGCTTACTGACTGTAGCGTGTATTTTTATTCCCATCCGGCCATACATACCTAACTTGCGAGTCCATATCGCTTTTGCTTTTCTCTCCGACAAGGCAACCATCAATGGAATCCGAATCCGCTCCAACTTAAAAGGAAGACAACCCCTGCTGCCCATAGAGACGCCATATATGACCATAACATTGTATCACAAGCCAACAACCTTGAATTTCTCTCACTCCCTTCAACCCAAAATCCCCATTTCGATTTTGCCTTCAATACTGACGGATTCATTTGGTTTCTGGGGGGTTTTTGGCCTTGGAAGCCTTCTGGGTCTGCTTCGGAATCACAAAATTCCAATACCCAGAACCTGAGTTGCCTGGATTCTGCTTCAAGTTCAAAGCTTTCTGTACCAACAACCTAAACATTGCTTCAGAAAAGGGTATTTGGTCGGCAAGTCCTTTTGGGTTTTGCTTCCTAATTTAGGAATTTGGGTAACCCAAGAAGCCGAATTATTTTCAACGGAAAAAAATGGTTTCTTTGTCGTGCTCGGTGTCATCTCCACTGATCATATGTAGTAGCTCATCTCGGTCGGCCACATTGGTGAGAACAATTAATCGCTGCAGTTATAAGCAGAAGAAAATCATTTGTGCTTGTATGGCGCCTCCGCAGAACCTGAGGAGTGAGGGATCCTTTCCTTCCAAATTCAATGTAAATGCTTTTCCATTCTTCCTTTCTCAACACCTGTTATAATGGTACACGGCAATTCAACTGTTCTTCGCTAGCTTAATTGAGAAATAATACCTGCAAATTCTACGCTTTTTATAGATTTGgatattgaaattatttttcagaaTTCCCAATATTCTCTTGGAGTAAACTCAATGCTGTCTTGTTCTGGACATCCTTTATGCTTTATCTGTCCATTATGTGATTACTGGTATTAGTTAGAGATACCTGTTATTTCACTGAATTTGATTTGGACAAGTTGTTGTTTTTGGTGGCTGACAATATTATATCACTAGGATCCGTGTAAGCCAGAGTATTTGAGCACAGTTCGTGACCCGGAAGATGATTCTGATATTCTAATCGAGTGTAGAGACGTGTATAAGTCATTTGGTGAGAAGCATATACTGAGAGGTGTCAGCTTCAAGGTGAATCTAATTTCTCCCcatttcttttcatatttttcctCTTCGATAAACCTCATCTATTTATGGATGTGAAATAAGTTTCCTAGTCCCTACCTTATCATTATGCCCGTCACTTTATTGGCATGGACTTTTAAGTTAGCAATATCAAACACACAGGAGAGATTTTTACTTTGACTTTGTTGAGGCTTGTACAATAAGTACATTGAGAATATGATAAACACATATTAGCAATTTGTGGGTTTTGTGTTTGGATATCTgctcttttgttttcttgttttttttgtttttttaagacttttatcgactttatttttttctcctcataaatcaatgtttttacTCCATTTATATCCTAGTGATGTTCTTCTATAGATTAGACATGGCGAAGCCGTTGGAATTATTGGGCCTTCTGGCACTGGGAAATCTACAGTATTGAAGATTATGGCAGGGCTTCTTGCTCCAGACAAggttagtaaaataaataaatggtggTTTATTGCAATGTccttttcttaaattatttagATTGAAATTTACCGAGCTTCAGTGGATTATGGATTATATTGTCATTAATGCAGGGAGATGTTTATATTCGCGGTAGAAAGAGAGCTGGTTTGATCAGTGATGAGGAGATTTCTGGCCTTCGAATTGGATTggtagattttgtttttaatttttatatggttattTTCTCTGTGTTCTCTATGTTTATCAAGTCTAGAATGTATATAACTTAATTTACTTCTATTTTAACAGGTGTTTCAGAGTGCGGCACTTTTTGATTCTCTTACTGTTCGTGAAAATGTTGGTTTCCTTCTGTAAGACAGTCTAAATTACCTTTTacatctttttttattgttctcTGCCATTTCTTTTGCAGAACTTAGCATAGATAAAATGTGAATGTTTGTTCAAAAATATTTCCTAAAGAAATAGGTAGAATtactttttcttcatttcttccttttcttttcttttttttttttttttttttttttttttttttggttttaatacAGATATGAAAACTCAAGCTTGTCTGAGGATCAAATTTCAAAGCTTGTGACAGAAAGCCTGGCTGCAGTTGGGTTAAAGGTATGCGATAAATGTCAATATTGGTCTGAGTTGAAACCACCTCGCCCATCTTTGTCACTTGGTTGGTGGAGAATGACCAGGTTCCTAATTTAAAAGCTTGACTTGTATGTTGTTCCCCCTCCTTCAGTCTCAGTGTCTTCTGTGATTATTGCAAATTTGCAATCTGGATTACAATAGTTTGAGTCCAATAGAGTTCACACTGTGTAAGGTTTCCTCTCATACATCTATAACCCTGAGGTAACACCGTAACAGACTTAATGAATAGAAGGATATGTGTAATCTCCTCTTCATGATCTTTGGGTGCTAATTATATTTGATGCAGTTCAGagaataatatttgatttgccTTAATTGAGCCTGTTGAGgggaaataattatatttgatgcAGTTCAGagaataatatttgatttgccTTAATTGAGCCTGTTGAGGGGAAATCTATCTTGCCTAAGCTTAAAAAAATTGCTTAATCAACCAACTCTTACAGCCAGAACCTGCATTGTGTGTTTTACACCATAGCCTTCCCCTAGTCTATCCATGCATGCATATACATTTAGCTTCTTGAGTTTTAGGTTTTTTCTCATTGATGTCTATTATAATTAGGATGTTGAGGATAGGTTCCCTTCTGAGTTGTCTGGTGGAATGAAAAAACGAGTTGCGTTAGCTCGGTCCATAATTTGTGACACTACAAAGAGAGCATTAGAGCCAGAGGtaactttttcttcctttgttgtCTTTCATCAAGCTTGCAATCCagtttatgtttctttttttctttttcttgtagttgaaaataatttctCATTTCCTTCCTTTCTATCAGTTAATTGTATACCAACTATTTAAATGTGGACGTAAATATTTCTACAAGTTGGTCCTGTCTCCTAACAAGTCTTTCAAATCCTCAAGCAGGTGCTCTTGTACGATGAACCTACAGCTGGACTTGACCCTATAGCATCTACTGTCGTTGAAGATCTCATCCGATCTGTTCATGTGAAAGGTGAGGATGCAGTTGGAAAGCCTGGGTTGATAGCATCATACGTGGTTGTTACCCACCAACATAGTACCATTAGAAGAGCTGTAGACAGGTTATGCTCCATCCAGTTTTTGATTTCATATGTGATGATGTTATAGTTTGTCTGAATATACTTCTTCACTACGTATAGGCTAATATTTCTGTACGAGGGGAAAATTGTTTGGCAAGGGATGACCAATGAATTCACAACATCAACAAATCCAATTGTCCAACAGGTATTGACCAAAGTCCTTGGCAAGTATGTCAGAATCGTTCTAaaatatcatcatttttttcttttcttttttctttttttctttttttaatgaatgaTGGTTACAGTCAATTTTCTTTTGGTGTGTTTTCAGTTTGCTTCTGGGAGCTTGGATGGCCCAATTAGATATTAGCTCCATAGTGGTGTATGATAAGAGTGATTGTTATTTGTTCCTGGTCCCATTGGAGTTTCCAGAAAAGAATGCTTGGAAATTGGTCATATGGGGCTTGTAGATTTAGAGGCTTTGCCCTCCTTTATCCACTCACAAGGAAGAAATTAGAGCTGACCAACAAAATTATTGGTCGTTAATAGATATCCATACATCTTTTAGGCGCAGCCTTGATTTAGAAGAGCCTGATTCTACATTATACTTTGTGGTGGCTTTGGCGGCAGCGGCTTATACCCCTGGCGGCTGGagtttttgatatttaattttttggatctAAAACTGTCATTAATCTTAAGTGTAGTGGCAGAGATACGGAATTTGGTGCCTGTGCACTCCGAGAAACCAAAGGAAGATGAATTCTGAACTACATAAAAAAGTTGATATTCTTGATCGAATTTTAAGATGTTTTTGGTGCCTTGAAAGGTTTTACTTTTACCATATTATACTCATCATgtgcaattaatttttttttaaaattaatataaaataaaaattggggtttttgttaattgagagaTAAAGCCAAAAAAACAAGCGGTAGCTTAAGAGTGCAAAATGTAGTTAGCTCTGCTCTTAAGTAGATCAAAATTTGTTATAACATAAATAATCTCATCACTGGTATAACTTGAAAGGGTAATATTACAATGCATTCAGTAAGCGTTTGCATGCTTTTACAAGCTTAGAGAACCCcccgaaaaaacaaaataataatgtttcccATATTTGGGAGAGCTGAGCCTTCATGGTGGCCTTGCTTTATTAATTTTGGATTGGTTAAGTCTCATCAACTGACAACTAAGAAATTGTTTCCTGGTTAATTTTTCTGTGTTTGTTTGGCTTGTTTTTTATCAACGATTGCGTACCATCTGCGTAAACCAATTTTGTCATTTTAGAAATGCCGCAACATTTTGTACCTTTCCAAAACTCATCCAACATTCCATGAAAGCCTATCCTCTTCATCTTTCCTCCCAAGAACGGCATTGACTTTGATCCCATCATTGCCATTAATTTTACCTGTGGAAACCAGGAAGAAAGAGCTTTAATGAATCAATTACTCAGTATGTATGACATGACATAGTCTCCTCTTTTTCCTTAGTTTGTCTTTTCAATGAAAGAGACTCATGCCGTTGGTTTAAGGGCAACAATGTTTGCTCTTCTAAGCGTCTAGGCTTTTGACTTGTGTCACCATAACATTGTTCCTACTTCCTAAGCTCAGAACCAAGCAATGAaaaccaccaaaaaataaataaataaataagttggtCGATTGCCCAACGCTTCTTTGTAACTCATGGCAATGCTATTAGTCGTTTTTGTTTTGCATTAGTGATTATTTGTTCAATGACTAGGGATCAATTTTTTTGGTCTAGGAAAAAAATGGTTCACTGCTATAGTAATGGGAACTTACAATTTTCACCTCCACGGGCACTTCCTTAAACTTTTGTCTGGAGGATGTAGTTTCTTGATCGAGCAGAGCAAAAGAGAGCCACAACCCCAAAGTAGAAAGTAATGGAAGTGCTTAAACAGTATAGCCAAACAGAAATAGGCCCTTcaacattttcttcttcaaatgcCTTCCCTGGCTCCACTGGGAGGCTTTCTGAGTCGCACCCTTCACCAGATGACTCCACACACAAGTTTGGGTTTCCAGCAAATGCCCCAGGAAACCTCCCATATCCTTGCTTCTCTGGGACAAAACCAGAGAAACCATTAAATGACAGATTCAGTATGGTTAAATCTTGAAGCCTGGAAATGTTTCCTGGGACTTGACCAGAAAAAGAATTATGTGACAAGTCCAAGACCCTCAAACTCCGCATCTTCTCCAAGCTCAGAACTTGACCATGCAGAACATTGTATGATAAATTCAAGTATTCCAGACCCTGCAGTCCAAAAAACCCCCCTGGAATCTCCCCATCTAGTGAATTATAAGAGAGATCAATCCCAACCATTGAAGATAGAATGTAACTGAAGCGTAATTCGCTGCTACCAGCTACAATAATAGAAATTTGGGTATCCAAATTTTGCATTGGAACAATTGGCTCCTTTAGCATTTTACCAGTGCCACCACCATTGTTGAAATTCCTGCTTACATTAAAATTACCATCCGGTATAAAACCAGAAAATTTGTTGCCAGAGAAATCCATCAATTGCATTTCTTCAAATGTGAACAGCCAACTGGGTAGATTACCATTGAACTTATTCCGAGCCAGGGACAGATACCTGAGGTTTGACCATTTGGTGATTGCATCATTTAAAGTTCCAGAGAGATTGTTGGAGCTCAAATCTACAATCTCCAGTGATTTACAGCCTGCCAAAGTTAGTGGGATCTCACCAGAAATCATGTTGTTGCTAATGTCCAGTATCTTCAAGCTATCCAATGCATCAAGCTCCGGTTGAATTTCGCCAGAaaggttgttgttgttgactATTAACGCCAGTAGCTGAAAACAACCAACTATGTTCAATGGAATTGAACCTGACAACAAGTTGTGTGAGAGATCAATCACTTGGAGATAAGTTAAATTTCCAATTCTAGCTGGAATTTCCCCAACAAGAAGATTATGCGAAAGGAACAATGCCTGCAAACTTTTCAGTTCTGTAATCTTCAGTGGTATTTCACCAGAGAAACGATTGTGAGAGAGGTCCAGTAAAAGAAGCCCAGATTTCTCAGTAGTCACTGCAATCTTGCTAGGAAGAGGACCTGACAAATCATTGTTACTAAAATCCAAGACTAAAAGCTTCTCTGTAAACACAAGTCTAGGAGGTATCTTATAGGTCAAATGATTGAAAGAAAGGTTCAGATGAGTCAGAGCTTGAAGTGAAGCAATACATGTTGGTATTCCTCCCACAATCGAATTGTTAGCTACATTCAAAACAGTAAGGGATTGAGCAGAAGCAGAGAAACAAGGCAAAGTACCCGAAAACTGATTGGACTCGAGATTGAGATAAACCAAAGCTTGGTGAAAATCACTAAGACCACCTGATAAATAGTTGTTCCCAAGATCCAAATGCTTCAGAGATTCCAAGTACAACAACCTTTCAGGAATTTCTCCTCTAAAAGAATTAAATCCCATATCAAGTTTCTCCAACTTTGTTGAGAAATTACCAACCCACCAAGGAACAAGGCCTCCCAAATCCCTGTTCCCATTCAAAACGAGTTCTCTTAACTGCCTCAGCCTCATGAGCGAGTCAGGCACAACCCCATGAAATCTATTGTGGCTAAGATTCAAGGTTTTGAGGCTCTGCAGGTTTCCGAAACAGCCGGGGATCGGGGTTGTAAAGTTGTTTTCCGACAAAACCAACTCTTCAAGAAATGGAAATTTGCACAAACTAGGATGAATTTGGCCCGACAAGTTCATGTTGGTCAAGTTAATCGAAATCACACGACCAGTCTGGTTCTCACAGAAGGTTCCAGTCCAGTTGGAACAGTTAGAACCAACCCAGCTTGACAAACTCCGGCTAGGATCTTGGACCCTTGACTTAAACAGAAAAAGCGAAGTTTTGTCTTCTGGGTCCAGATCAACACACTGAGAGAAGTTCGAGCAAAGCAGCATAACAAACACCAGGGGCAAAGCATGCAACATTAGAGGTCTACATGCGCAAAAAACAGAAACCCATCTCTTTCCCATGAGCGAAAAGATGGAAAATCTGAGAGAGTAAAGTGTATGAGAAAGCGAAAGAAGGGGATGGAATGGAAAGCAGTGAAGTGGCAGGAAGTGTAAATCAGAGCTTCAAAACGGGGccaaaaaagctaaaaaaaccCATCTTGTTGAGAAGAAGCAAGAATTATGGACAGGTGTAAGTCACAGACTCACatcgagaaagaaaaaaaataaaaataaaaatttgaaggaaacaaaaacataaatggaggatgaggaaaaaaaaaaacaagaaaaaaaagatttgaaacTTACAGATGAGAAAGAAATAATGTAGGAATTTTGTTGGGAATTTAAGGCTGCCTAGGAAGTAGGAGGAACAGACATTctctttctttcatctttgctATCTTTGTTGAGATTAAGACTTAGAAGGAATATATTTATGTCTAAAGCCATTAAAGCTTGGTTTGCCCAGCTTGGGAATCAaaatcttttctttctctctctctttctctttctctttctcttttttttaagttggaGCATATATGTGTGGGGGACTCATTGGCTTACATTTTGCATTCTGAATGGTCTGGTGGTGTGACTGCCTCCCTATGCACCCCCCAACTGCTCCACTTTCCAGCCGCGTGCGGTCACGCTCCACCGTTGATGGAACTTATTATCATGGCCCATCAAACTTGGTTCCAGTTCAAATGCTTTTGGGCTTCTTTGTTCAATGGAAGTTTTTGATCCAAAAATCTCAACCACCGACTCGACTGCTATTTTATTTAGGCCTACGTTTTATAGTgcaatattttatatacaatCTATCTTACACAAATTTTTACAtagatatacatttttttttcaagtaaaaaaaaaaaaaaaaaaaggtgttaaaactaaacaatgttcaaagtttcttatttatttacttattcgcTTTGAATGTcaaaattaagacaataaatataaattaatcttttaaaacCGGCATGTTAAACATGCATGATATTCTttaactttctctctctttttttttaaaaaaaaaaaaactgaaaaaataataattagtatgAGGCCTAACATTAGCGACCAAGTTAGGCCGTGTcattgtccaaaaaaaaaaaaaaaaaaacaaaaagtcaggCCGCGTCACCAATATTCAATAGCTATGATGGTAAtgtgatatttttcttcttcttctttttatatgtaattattggtAACCTCGACAGTTTATGATTTGGCAAAGGAAGTAATATATATCAAACCTTATCCTTTTAACAAAATTTCGGTATAATATAAGATCCTTTTTCGttcaaagcatatatatattagaagcaACAAacttcattattttttagttttaataaacTGATTTTGCATGAATTATTTCAATTATGAGTAAGACTTTCTAAAATTAATGTATAAACTTAATTATTCTTGTTACCAGCCCATATTTTCAATAATCCTAATTGGTAATGGCCAATGGTATTAACCTTTAAATCATGGATTCAATGAGACATAGAGTTATATATCccctaatatatataaatatatgtatgtgtataatcTCATTATCCTACAAGATGAAGTTTagaatatttttactattttaatgtTTCACATAGTATTTGAAGATGCTATATATTTTGCAACATGTTTAAAGATATTGAGATATCTACGATATTTTAAACTGTATTCTTcgcaaaaaaaatttcatatatatatatatatatatgtattatatcaGACAATCACATAGTTTACAAACTCatcaattataataaattatataatctattaaatATAACCAATAAATTACACGTAAATGAGACATAATGCTCACCATAATTTGtagaaaatatgtatataatcagAGTTAATCACAGATATTAGCCCAAACTTAAAAAATCAGCAATCACAGTTTAGATTTACCGTTCTACAAGTACAAGCATGAATGGATGGGACTTTCTGTGGAGAGCTTTATTGGAGGAGACTATATCTCCGTTAACGATGTAGTAGGCCTTTGTcaattttagaaattcaaatttggCATGGATGCTGGACTGTGCTTTGCTCTAATCTGGATTCTTCCTCGACGAATTAAAAAACAATGTTGTCAGAAAacttaataaaggaaaaataatgtcccacttttttaattaaaaaaaaaaaaaaagaattttcaaCGCatcaataatttgattttaaaagggTGTAGCTTCGATCTTCATTTTCTCTTGTTAAACTAAatgcatttccttttttttttttttaataatttttttggggtaataactAAATGCCCTTCCAATAAGGCAGAgagaaataatattattatatatatattgggttgTGGAAGAGACTGGAGCACCAATCAGCAGAagtggataaaaaaaattaagattatttattCACATATGGGAGAGACATGATTTTATAATATCATACATTATTTTTCTTGTCAGTGAGGAAGAACATTTTCCTTCATGttgaagtttaaattttaagatttttaatcttttttggcTGTCAAAATGAAATAAACCAGAAGTTTTAGTGTACATGTCCTCTTTTCAATCAATTTTATGTTCACAAATTCGAGGACCATGTTAtcttttttgtaaataattcGTGAACCATGTTATCACTCAAAATACTTGTATAATTGTGCATACAATTATTGAGTGATCAAAGGTGAAAGATCATAtgcttttttccaaaaaaataaaatcatatgcttaaaataatcaaacaaaGTGGAACAAAACGTaaacatattataattaaataataataatataataaaaatctcAACTTGATAAGATGGTTAAAGATTCTATGTTTTGAAGCTGGTCTACTTTTCTCACTTTGATGTATTATAAAACATTACTACTCTACCATAAGACTAGAGATTCATTTTTCTTGAAccattttttacattttgatcttctttttcttagaattgtatttcttaaaaaagaaaaagagaaaaagaaaggttcATGAGAAATAAGCTTATAGATAACTTTACTTTATCTTCaaccatataaattttatagctAAGTTTACTTTTCCTTCAACCATATTGGCAATTTTAAAGTGAAACCATCACTAGTAattatccttatttatttatttattaatttttttacttttcagagagaccaccaaaaaaaaaaaaaaaaagtgaatccaCCTTATTGGGGATTACTTTTATTTCTACTTTGTCCGGTGAAAGCAACTGATATACTTCCTTGGATATTGACTTCTACATTAAAGTTAAACAATTattctgaaaaaaataataattaaaaaaataaaagaaaaaaaaatgaagtaaatCAAGTTATGTCCatgtttctaattattttgaagtTTCTTTTGGTATCATATAATTATGGAGTAATTTATTATTGCTGGGGTCCATACAAATATGTTTAAAACCTTTAAAAGAAAGACTATGAAAGTTCCCCTGAATTTGTaatcaaattcatttttaataGCACAAATTTGGAATGATTAGAGCAAAGTTAGCTGTTcctttagaaagaaaaataataaaattaaattcaaaggaGAATTTTTAGACTTTTTTAACATTTACCTATCCGACAGAACAATGAGCAgcccaaaagaaaaagacagtaatttatcaaaaaagaaaaaaagaaaaagatagtaTTGATGATTCATATTCTCTACTCGTCCTATTCTTCATGTTTAAAAATGAAAACCTTCTATGATTAATCaaaacccaataaaaaaaaaaatatatatatatatatatatatatacaaaaatacaaaataaattgaaaaatttaaaagaaaaatcaaataaaaaatcaccaAAAGCCAAAATGCTTAGCGGGTGGAGATATCAAAGAACAGAGGCAGAGGCAGAGGCAGAGCCAAGTCTTGGACAACATTAATTTGCCTTCTTTCATCGAAATCCGATACAGACAAATCCCACGAGCCGACacacacaaataatttttccgaCCAAAAAGGGAAAACTCGAAAATAGTTCACCAAAGttttagatctttttttttttttttttgttttttccacttTCATTCATAGTTTCTATATAGATATACAAACGCACCCAAACCCCCGTAGACTCTCTGAGAATTGGACTGTGATTTTGTgtgtttgagagagagagagagagagagagagagagttatctTTGATGGGCCTTAGCCTTGGTGTTGTGGCACATCCATGGAAAATTCTCTCActtctttcatttttctgaGCCTTTACAGACTACCCATTACAGGGGTTCACCTCCTCCTCATCTTCCTCCATTCCCTTTTATAACTCTCAATCATCTGCCGGTTTTCCCGGTTATAGCCTCCTccattttctctctctgttttttctgtttttttttttttcatctccaAGAAAAAATTGTGCATCTTGGGATTTTCCAGAGAAATCTTGAAATAATTCAGTCTCTgtgattatttttttcttgtttatccGTTAggtttattcaaaatttttttttcatcttaaaaatcaaatcttttcccagaaaaaaaaaaaaagttttcctgTTTCTTCGGGATTTGTTTGTGGCTAGTGTGAACCTTGAatattttcccccaaaaaacgATAACCCCAGTTCCTCAACTGAGTTGGAATAGAGGTAGTTTTACAATTTtcattctttcaaaaaaaaaaaaaaaaaagtctctccATCATGCAAAAATCAACCACACATACAATGAAGATTTCATTTTCGTGTTTATTTGCTCATGTTTCTCGGCAGTTaaaaaagtggaaaattttTCGATGGCCTCGGTGTTTCTGTACCATGTTGTCGGCGATCTGACGGTGGGTAAGCCGGAGATGGTGGAATTCTGCGAGACAGAGACGGTGGATGCGGCAATCCGAGCAATAGGTGAGTCCACGGAAGGTGGAATACCTGTTTGGAAGAGGAGATCAGTTGCGGGATTGGTGGAGACCAATGAAATGAGGCAGCAGAGGTTTGTGGGTATTCTCAATTCCCTTGACATTGTTGCTTTCTTGGCTAAAAATGATTGCTTGGAGGCTCAAGAAAAGGCCTTGAAGACCCCTGTTTCCGAAGTTGTTGTTCCTAATAATTCCTTGTTGAGACAGGTTGATCCTGGTACAAGGTTTGGCTCTTCATCTTATTATTGATTTCTATGGTTTTATATATAGTctttcttgattatgatttgaATTCTACTGATCTTATAATAATAAGGtagcttttttattatttctcttgAATCTTTACTATCTTACTAATGATTTGATGTCATGGTTTCTTTTGATGGTGTTGTGAATTTTGGTTGACCGGTACGCTATCAATGAACgtcttttttaatcaatataaaGGTCTCAACTTTACATGTCTTTTTTGTAGTGTCAGAAGAATCATGCTTTTTTTCATATGGAAGTTGTAAATGTATTTTGTAGAATCTTAATCTACTTTTAGATTCATGAGTTCCTTTTCCTGTGTTATGAATTCTTATCTTTATCATACTTAGATCTCTGCCACATCGTGTAACTATATtctgtctttaaatattttaatctttTGGTACTATTTATATTTCCTACAATTTATTGTTACTCAGAGCAATTCTGTTTCATTTTAATAGTTACTGCCTTTTCATAACTCACATGTTAGAtagaatcttcaaattttcaatttggtgTTTGCAGTGTGTCAATTGAAGAAGTGCTGGTAACTTTGTGATTACGAAGTGATCTTTGTGGTTATACATGTGTGTGCGATAACATTTGTAGAATTGCAGTGTGGTGGTAGTTTTGGGGCAAAGACTGGTGGATATTAGACTAGTAAGGATGGAAGTTTTCCCATTGTTCCATGAAGCCTCCTGTAAA includes:
- the LOC107412398 gene encoding protein TRIGALACTOSYLDIACYLGLYCEROL 3, chloroplastic isoform X1, coding for MVSLSCSVSSPLIICSSSSRSATLVRTINRCSYKQKKIICACMAPPQNLRSEGSFPSKFNDPCKPEYLSTVRDPEDDSDILIECRDVYKSFGEKHILRGVSFKIRHGEAVGIIGPSGTGKSTVLKIMAGLLAPDKGDVYIRGRKRAGLISDEEISGLRIGLVFQSAALFDSLTVRENVGFLLYENSSLSEDQISKLVTESLAAVGLKDVEDRFPSELSGGMKKRVALARSIICDTTKRALEPEVLLYDEPTAGLDPIASTVVEDLIRSVHVKGEDAVGKPGLIASYVVVTHQHSTIRRAVDRLIFLYEGKIVWQGMTNEFTTSTNPIVQQFASGSLDGPIRY
- the LOC107412398 gene encoding protein TRIGALACTOSYLDIACYLGLYCEROL 3, chloroplastic isoform X2 translates to MVSLSCSVSSPLIICSSSSRSATLVRTINRCSYKQKKIICACMAPPQNLRSEGSFPSKFNIRHGEAVGIIGPSGTGKSTVLKIMAGLLAPDKGDVYIRGRKRAGLISDEEISGLRIGLVFQSAALFDSLTVRENVGFLLYENSSLSEDQISKLVTESLAAVGLKDVEDRFPSELSGGMKKRVALARSIICDTTKRALEPEVLLYDEPTAGLDPIASTVVEDLIRSVHVKGEDAVGKPGLIASYVVVTHQHSTIRRAVDRLIFLYEGKIVWQGMTNEFTTSTNPIVQQFASGSLDGPIRY
- the LOC107412398 gene encoding protein TRIGALACTOSYLDIACYLGLYCEROL 3, chloroplastic isoform X3; this encodes MAGLLAPDKGDVYIRGRKRAGLISDEEISGLRIGLVFQSAALFDSLTVRENVGFLLYENSSLSEDQISKLVTESLAAVGLKDVEDRFPSELSGGMKKRVALARSIICDTTKRALEPEVLLYDEPTAGLDPIASTVVEDLIRSVHVKGEDAVGKPGLIASYVVVTHQHSTIRRAVDRLIFLYEGKIVWQGMTNEFTTSTNPIVQQFASGSLDGPIRY
- the LOC107412397 gene encoding receptor-like protein CLAVATA2; this encodes MGKRWVSVFCACRPLMLHALPLVFVMLLCSNFSQCVDLDPEDKTSLFLFKSRVQDPSRSLSSWVGSNCSNWTGTFCENQTGRVISINLTNMNLSGQIHPSLCKFPFLEELVLSENNFTTPIPGCFGNLQSLKTLNLSHNRFHGVVPDSLMRLRQLRELVLNGNRDLGGLVPWWVGNFSTKLEKLDMGFNSFRGEIPERLLYLESLKHLDLGNNYLSGGLSDFHQALVYLNLESNQFSGTLPCFSASAQSLTVLNVANNSIVGGIPTCIASLQALTHLNLSFNHLTYKIPPRLVFTEKLLVLDFSNNDLSGPLPSKIAVTTEKSGLLLLDLSHNRFSGEIPLKITELKSLQALFLSHNLLVGEIPARIGNLTYLQVIDLSHNLLSGSIPLNIVGCFQLLALIVNNNNLSGEIQPELDALDSLKILDISNNMISGEIPLTLAGCKSLEIVDLSSNNLSGTLNDAITKWSNLRYLSLARNKFNGNLPSWLFTFEEMQLMDFSGNKFSGFIPDGNFNVSRNFNNGGGTGKMLKEPIVPMQNLDTQISIIVAGSSELRFSYILSSMVGIDLSYNSLDGEIPGGFFGLQGLEYLNLSYNVLHGQVLSLEKMRSLRVLDLSHNSFSGQVPGNISRLQDLTILNLSFNGFSGFVPEKQGYGRFPGAFAGNPNLCVESSGEGCDSESLPVEPGKAFEEENVEGPISVWLYCLSTSITFYFGVVALFCSARSRNYILQTKV